Within the Candidatus Palauibacter soopunensis genome, the region TGAGCGCGGTGGGGAGTACCGTCCAGGGGATGCCCATCGTCACGTCCCTCCGGCGGGCGTGGCCCGGCGCCCATATCACCTGGGTGCTGCAACCGGGTCCGGCGACGCTGATGGCCGGCCGGCCGGACGTCGACCGGCTCCTGCTCTTCCACCGACGGCTCGGCGCCCGCGCCTATTCCCGCTTTCGGCGCGATGTGGCGGGAGAGGCGTTCGACCTCGTCATCTGTCTGCAGCCGAACTTCAAGGGAGGGATGGTCACGCGTCTCCTGCGCGCTCCGGAGCGCCTCGGCCACGATCGGGCGCGCGCCCGCGACCTGAGCTGGCTGGCCACGAACCGCCGCATCCCGCCGGCTCCCGTGGCCCATATTCAGGACGAACTGTTCGAGTTCCTCGACCATCTCGGCGTCCCGCGATGCCTGGAGTGGCGTTTTCATTTCACGGAGGAGGAACGGCGGGAATCGGCGCGGTGGAGGGAGGGATTCTCGCGCCCGGTACTCGCGATCGTGCCGCGGAGTTCCAACGCCCGGAGAAACTGGACCCTCGAGGGGACGGCGCGGGTAATCGACGTGGCGGCCGGCGATCTGGGCCTGCAGCCCGTCCTCCTGGGAGGAGACTCCGGGGAGGAACTGCGGGATGCCCGTCGCATCGAGATGTTGTGCGGGATTCCGCCGCGGGTCGCGCTGGGGGGGACGCTGAGGGAGTTGGCGGGCCGGCTCTCGGCGAGCGATCTCGTGCTGGCGCCGGACACGGGCCCTCTGCACATGGCGGTGGCGCTGGGGACGCCGACCATCGGACTGTACGGGTACACCGACCCCAGGCGCAGCGGTCCCTACGGCCGGTTCACGGAGCTCACGGTGGACCGGTTTCGCGGCTCCGCCGGCTCCGATGGCGGGCGAATGCCGTCCCGGGCCACTCGGCCCGGACGCATGTCGGGAATCCGCGCCGAGGAGGTTGTGCGGAAGCTGGAGCGGGCCATCCGCTCATATCTGACAATCTGAGAAGGCGGCACATGACCGAAGGGACGAAGACCGTGGCGGGCCGGATCCTCTGGGTGGACGACGAAGTCGACCTGCTGCGTCCGCATCTCATGCTGCTGCGCTCCTCGGGGTATCACGTCGATGCCGTGATGAACGGCCAGGACGCGATGGAGCTCCTGACGGCCGCGTCCTACGATCTCGTGCTGCTGGATGAGCGGATGCCGGGGCTGCGCGGAATCGAGGTTCTCGACCGCATCCGGAGTTCCGCCCCGCGCCTCCCCGTGGTGATGGTCACGAAGAGCGAAGAAGAATCGACCATGCACGAGGCGATCGGGCGGCGGGCGGACGACTACATCGTCAAGCCGACGAGTCCCCGGCAGGTCCTGTCGGTCGTGACCCGGCTCCTCGCCGGCCCGGCCCTGCGCCACGAGCACATCACGCGCGATTTCTCCCGCCGCTTCGGCGAATTGCGGGAGCGGGTCTCCACCGCCGCGTCGTGGCGGGACTGGGCCGACCTGTACTCGGAGCTGGTCGACTGGGACCTGAAGCTGGAGGAGGCCGGCGAGTCGGGCCTGCGCGAGATCCTCAAGGGGCTGCACACCGACCTGAGCCGAGGGTTCTGCGATCTCGTGGCGGATCGGTACGGGGAGTGGGTGCATGAGGGAGGCGAGCGGGGCCCGACGCTCTCGGTGGATGTGCTGCCCCGCTTCTTTCGACCGATCCTCGACGAGGATCCGGCGGCGCTGCTCGTTGTGATGGACTGCATGCGGCTGGACCAGTGGCGGGCTGTCCTCCCCATCGTCAGCGAATTCTTCGAGATCGAGGAGGCGCTCTACGCGGGGCTCCTGCCGACGGCGACCCCGTTCGCGCGCAACGCGATCTTCGGAGGCATCTTCGCGGACGAACTCGCCGAGAGCCGTCCGGAGTGGTGGGAGAAGGGGAGCGAGACCGGCTACAACTCGTTCGAGGACGAGCTCTTCGAGCGGCATATCCACGAACTGACCGCGTCGCGGATCCCCGTGCACTACGAGAAGATCTTCTCGGCCCAGGAGAGCGAGCCCATGCTGGCGCGGCTCGGCGGTTACCTGTCGTCCCCTTCGGCCACGGCGCTCGTGTTCGGATTCGTGGACATGCTCACGCACGGGAGGGCGCGGTCGCGCCTGATCTGGGAGATGGCGCAGGACAGCAGCGCGCTGCGCTCGCTCACCGTGACCTGGTTCGAGCGTTCGCCGGCGCTGAAGGCGCTGCGGCTGGCCGCGCAGCGGGGAGTCCGGGTCCTCCTGACGACGGACCACGGTTCGATTCACTGCCGGCGGCCCGCCAC harbors:
- a CDS encoding glycosyltransferase family 9 protein — its product is MQPDRSLSGAPPRRVAIVLMSAVGSTVQGMPIVTSLRRAWPGAHITWVLQPGPATLMAGRPDVDRLLLFHRRLGARAYSRFRRDVAGEAFDLVICLQPNFKGGMVTRLLRAPERLGHDRARARDLSWLATNRRIPPAPVAHIQDELFEFLDHLGVPRCLEWRFHFTEEERRESARWREGFSRPVLAIVPRSSNARRNWTLEGTARVIDVAAGDLGLQPVLLGGDSGEELRDARRIEMLCGIPPRVALGGTLRELAGRLSASDLVLAPDTGPLHMAVALGTPTIGLYGYTDPRRSGPYGRFTELTVDRFRGSAGSDGGRMPSRATRPGRMSGIRAEEVVRKLERAIRSYLTI
- a CDS encoding bifunctional response regulator/alkaline phosphatase family protein; this encodes MTEGTKTVAGRILWVDDEVDLLRPHLMLLRSSGYHVDAVMNGQDAMELLTAASYDLVLLDERMPGLRGIEVLDRIRSSAPRLPVVMVTKSEEESTMHEAIGRRADDYIVKPTSPRQVLSVVTRLLAGPALRHEHITRDFSRRFGELRERVSTAASWRDWADLYSELVDWDLKLEEAGESGLREILKGLHTDLSRGFCDLVADRYGEWVHEGGERGPTLSVDVLPRFFRPILDEDPAALLVVMDCMRLDQWRAVLPIVSEFFEIEEALYAGLLPTATPFARNAIFGGIFADELAESRPEWWEKGSETGYNSFEDELFERHIHELTASRIPVHYEKIFSAQESEPMLARLGGYLSSPSATALVFGFVDMLTHGRARSRLIWEMAQDSSALRSLTVTWFERSPALKALRLAAQRGVRVLLTTDHGSIHCRRPATIYAGRDASTSLRYKIGADMKVENPAAVMSTSDADEWRLPPGGMNQTFALCREDYFFVYPTRLREYQNRYRDSFLHGGVSPDEMVLPAALLTPR